A section of the Prochlorococcus marinus XMU1402 genome encodes:
- the folK gene encoding 2-amino-4-hydroxy-6-hydroxymethyldihydropteridine diphosphokinase, with the protein MELSNLNIKNGLCISLGANIDSKFGSPLETLLICRPKIEEIINEWGDHSNKKKEEKIKFHATFFWSSIYETLPHGVENEQPNYLNTLLLIKSNSFPKPSNKKAKLLLKELKKLERFFGREKTPMGKKWLSRCLDLDILWWEDFHTVDEELTLPHPRFMNRNFVITPLSEILSRSQKIKKLDNPKWSIK; encoded by the coding sequence TTGATAGTAAATTCGGAAGCCCTCTTGAGACACTATTAATTTGCAGACCAAAAATAGAAGAAATAATAAATGAGTGGGGAGATCATTCCAACAAAAAAAAAGAAGAGAAAATAAAATTTCATGCAACCTTTTTTTGGTCTTCAATTTACGAGACATTACCTCATGGAGTTGAAAATGAGCAGCCAAATTATTTAAATACTCTATTGCTTATAAAAAGTAATTCCTTTCCAAAACCATCAAATAAAAAAGCGAAGTTACTTTTAAAAGAACTTAAAAAGTTAGAAAGATTTTTCGGACGAGAAAAAACGCCAATGGGGAAGAAATGGCTATCAAGATGTCTCGATTTAGATATTCTTTGGTGGGAAGATTTTCACACAGTTGACGAAGAATTAACTTTACCTCACCCTAGATTCATGAATCGGAATTTCGTTATTACGCCACTCTCTGAAATCTTAAGTAGAAGCCAAAAAATCAAAAAACTTGATAACCCAAAATGGTCTATTAAATGA
- a CDS encoding NUDIX hydrolase: MGNKNLIKRSIFKEKISELKSKKFSFEINRIELPNGHEGEYGYIKHPGAALAVPITKDKKVIILRQYRFAVSRYLLEFPAGTLEIGETPIDSIKREIQEETGFSANKWDELGTLVPAPGYADEEIYLFLARDLSKLNCEVKGDLDEDIEVLILNPYELDNLISSGDEILDAKTVTAWFRAKQFLEKL, encoded by the coding sequence ATGGGCAACAAAAACCTTATAAAAAGATCAATTTTTAAAGAAAAAATATCTGAGTTAAAGTCTAAAAAATTTAGTTTCGAAATAAATAGAATTGAGCTTCCAAATGGACATGAAGGTGAATATGGATACATCAAACATCCCGGTGCAGCATTAGCAGTTCCTATTACAAAAGATAAAAAAGTTATCATTCTTCGGCAATATAGATTTGCTGTTTCAAGGTATTTATTAGAATTTCCAGCAGGTACATTAGAAATAGGTGAAACACCTATTGATTCAATTAAAAGAGAGATACAAGAAGAGACAGGATTCAGTGCAAACAAATGGGATGAACTAGGAACTCTTGTCCCTGCTCCAGGTTATGCAGATGAAGAAATTTATTTATTTTTAGCGCGTGATTTAAGCAAACTAAATTGCGAGGTTAAAGGCGATTTAGATGAAGATATAGAAGTATTAATTTTAAATCCCTACGAACTAGATAATCTTATTTCTAGTGGGGATGAAATTCTCGATGCAAAAACTGTGACAGCTTGGTTTAGAGCCAAACAATTTTTAGAGAAGTTATGA